CAAGGGTGTCCTGCACGAAGGCGCGGTACAGCTCGGCGGCTAGCTCCTCGCCCACCTCCTCAGAGAGCCGGCTCTTTACCTCGCCCTCCTGCGGGAACTTGACCAAGAGAAGGATTTGGACATCGTCCGGGCCCTTGTTCTCATTCATAGGTTCCCAAGTCTATCTGGCACGTTGATATAGATTTCTGATGATGAGGCCAGAATAAGACGGGTTCGTCACTTCAGGGTGGCGGCACATTATTGTTGTATTAACAATATGTATAATTTGTATTAATAATTAAATTTATTATCGGATACAATTTGCATCTATTATTAATAAATCAACAAACATTGATAACATTCATATAGAGAGATGCCTGATATTCCTAGCAACGCTTAGGCGGGGGTCAATAATTGGAAATCATGATCATCACCGGGTTCCTGGGGTCGGGAAAGACCGCTGCGATCCTGGCCGTCGTGGACCGGGTGATCGAGAGCACCGGAAAGAAGGTTGTCGTCATCAAGAACGACTTCGGGAGGATCGGCATCGACGCCCGGGTCATGAAGAACGGCGGCCTTACCGTCCAGGAGATGCATGGCGGCCGCATCTGCTGCATGTCGGAAGAGGCCTTCCTGAAGACCCTTACGGACGTCGCGAGGGACATCGGTCCGGATATGGTGGTGGTCGAACCGACCGGGTTGGAGGACCCCATGAGCATCCTGGCGGCGCTGAAGGCGTTCGATGAGACGCCCCTGGATAGCGTCAGGACCGTCGTGGTGCTCGATGCCGTCCGGTTCGCCCGGATCCTGCGCGCGTTCCCCCGTCCCGTCGAGAGGCAGCTCAGGGCCGCCGATCTCGTGCTGGTCAACAAGATAGATGAGGTGGACAACATCGAGCTCGTAGACGTACTGGCCTGCCTGTTCGATCTCGGGATCAACGTGCCCATAGTCTCCGCTTCCATGGCCACGGGCACCAACGTCGAACGCGTCATCCAACAGCTGGTGAGCACATGATGGCCACTGACTTCACCGGCTATGCTGGCAAGGCCTGCATCCGTTTCAAGGCCGAAATACCGCCGGAGGAGCTGAGGACAACTGTCCTGGAGCTCGTGTCCAGGATCACCCTCGATTGCGCGAGAGAGGGAGCGTGGCTGATCGGCCACGTCAAGTGCCTCGTGGAGGACCCCCACGAGGAGTTCCTGAGCTGCAGTGTGACCGACCAGGGCGGGAAGGCAAAGTGCCACGGCAACATGTCCCGGGCGACCGACCGGTTCATCCTCATCCTGAACGTGCTCCTGTACGGGCTGGCCGACGAGCTGGTGGAGAGAATAGCCCTGGACAACCTGAACGCCAGTTTCGGGAACGCCCTCGAGATGGCAGTGGAGAACCTGGTCGAGGACCGCGAGCGTGAGCGCAAGCGATTGAT
This genomic window from Methanomassiliicoccus luminyensis B10 contains:
- a CDS encoding GTP-binding protein, with amino-acid sequence MIITGFLGSGKTAAILAVVDRVIESTGKKVVVIKNDFGRIGIDARVMKNGGLTVQEMHGGRICCMSEEAFLKTLTDVARDIGPDMVVVEPTGLEDPMSILAALKAFDETPLDSVRTVVVLDAVRFARILRAFPRPVERQLRAADLVLVNKIDEVDNIELVDVLACLFDLGINVPIVSASMATGTNVERVIQQLVST